Below is a window of Planococcus rifietoensis DNA.
TGAGTCTCCACCTGTTCAAAACGGCGCCATGAGCGCAGGCTAAAATGGCGCCAAAATCCAGCGCTTATCAAATAAATATCTGAAAGATACCCCGCCTGCTCGATTTCCTTTGGCCGATGGCGCCAGAACACACTCATCGAGACAGCGCCTTCAGATGGCCGGAATTCCCACAATTTCCGTGTCGACAACCGCAGGTAAGGTGCGGATGACAACGCTCTCGCAAGCTGTTCCATCCGGTTGAGGAGCCTCGTATCAACCGTTTCATTATTGAATTGGATAAAGCGATTGATTGAAGTCATCCTGCATCCCTACTTTCGCCAAGTATTCGCCAAATCCATCAATAAATTCCGTTCACTTTCATCGTCCAGTTTTTCGGCGATGGCGTAGCGGACCGCGCGCAGCGTATCGATATGCATCGCGAGCGCGGTGGCATCCAACAAGCTTCGGATTGAAGCGGCTTCTTCTGACATTAGGCCGCTCTCCACTTGCTTCATCAAATCCGCTGCCAAGTTTAACATGAAAGTTTTCAGCTTCGGGTCAGCATCCGGGAATTGTCTGTCCCATAGCCCCCGTAGCTGCTCGCCGGACAAATAAGGAATCGGATAGGAAATGAAACGATTTTTTAGCGCTTCATTCATCGGCGATGTCCCAATATACCCTTCATTGATGGCAGCCATTACCGAAAAGTCAGGATGCGCTTGGATCACTTCGCCGGTAAACGGATTGGTCAGCATCCGCCGATAATCAAGCGCACTGTGAAGGATCGGTAAGGTTTCGGCTTTCGCCATATTGATTTCATCGATGTAAAGGATATGGCCATGTTTCATGGCGGTTACGACAGGGCCTTCAACAAACTCGATCGCGCTTTGGCCATCACGCTGCACCAATGTCTTAAAGCCAAGCAGCGCTTCTGCATCCAAGTCGACGGAACAGTTGATGCTCTGGATCGGCTGTTGGAACAGGTCGGAAACGCTTTCGGCGAGTTTCGTTTTGCCTGCTCCCGTCGGCCCTTTCAATAGCACCGGCTTCTTTAGCACGACAGCTGTCAGGATATCATTCCATAAATTTTCATCAGGCGAAATATAGCCGCCTTCTCCGATCAGATTTGAATCTTCTGCATGGTCCCGCTGCGTCCGTTTCTTGATTTCTTCATCAATAATCGTCATCTGCTCCACTCCTGTCTCCATAGAAAAAACCGATGGATTCATCGGTTTTTGTTCATCACTCGAAATAAGTTTTGTAATAGCCGCCGACTTTACCCGTGTTGTCGACGACAAACAAAAATTCATCAGTTTCGTTTTTCACGTCATATTGTTGTCCTGCTGTCAGCACGTTCGATACTAAAAATTTGTCAGCGTCGGTATGCTTGCACGTAACGGTGCGGACGGTTTCTTTTTCGAGCCAATTGGTATGTATCATCGGTATCATCCTTTTCTGTCAATGTGAATGTGATGTTCTACTGCTCTATTCAGTATAAGGAAAATTGCACGGGAATTCAAACTTGCCCTCCCTTGCCGCCTTTTCGGAAGATGGTTAGATACGCCACCAAACCGAGGACCGCGATACT
It encodes the following:
- a CDS encoding DUF6501 family protein: MIHTNWLEKETVRTVTCKHTDADKFLVSNVLTAGQQYDVKNETDEFLFVVDNTGKVGGYYKTYFE
- a CDS encoding ATP-binding protein, producing MTIIDEEIKKRTQRDHAEDSNLIGEGGYISPDENLWNDILTAVVLKKPVLLKGPTGAGKTKLAESVSDLFQQPIQSINCSVDLDAEALLGFKTLVQRDGQSAIEFVEGPVVTAMKHGHILYIDEINMAKAETLPILHSALDYRRMLTNPFTGEVIQAHPDFSVMAAINEGYIGTSPMNEALKNRFISYPIPYLSGEQLRGLWDRQFPDADPKLKTFMLNLAADLMKQVESGLMSEEAASIRSLLDATALAMHIDTLRAVRYAIAEKLDDESERNLLMDLANTWRK